A portion of the Papilio machaon chromosome Z, ilPapMach1.1, whole genome shotgun sequence genome contains these proteins:
- the LOC106717061 gene encoding uncharacterized protein LOC106717061, translating into MRFLRMLFQRSRSSRSGATTGKTTGDVTGNTTGVSEETENTQETDAPQDPEDPRDTATYEIITDPQDLRKEIQEIVAQYSEALFLDDIEGACPPVITLDDQQPENDEINTTNKISQDDCEDEGEPDAVELKELVITNQPTVGEAGILDDLEFMDEEPQDDDDDEEE; encoded by the exons ATGAGGTTCCTGCGGATGCTTTTCCAAAg gaGCAGAAGCAGTAGATCTGGCGCTACGACTGGCAAAACAACTGGCGACGTAACAGGCAATACCACTGGCGTTTCTGAGGAAACTGAAAATACTCAAGAAACAGATGCTCCTCAGGACCCCGAGGATCCTAGGGATACCGCCACTTATGAAATTATCACTGATCCGCAAGATCTTCGTAAAGAAATTCAAGAAATCGTAGCGCAATACAGCGAAGCTCTCTTTTTGGATGACATCGAGGGAGCCTGTCCCCCTGTCATAACTTTGGATGATCAACAGCCAGAAAATGACGAGATAAATaccacaaataaaatttcgcAAGATGATTGTGAAGACGAAGGCGAACCAGACGCTGTTGAACTTAAGGAGCTTGTTATTACTAACCAACCGACAGTGGGCGAAGCTGGGATTCTTGACGATCTTGAGTTCATGGATGAAGAGCCCCAGgatgatgacgatgatgaGGAGGAATGA
- the LOC106717050 gene encoding sterol regulatory element-binding protein cleavage-activating protein, which yields MAGATLPERVAQIYYTYGLFCSSYPVTAITIAISVVLLCCYPLLNVPLPGNIPTVINVPLHDNTENPTNCHTKNCHYADILKIGHIHNETQKLPYIWAKDKPLFYVQQIILKIGVSPWNSNLRMWDAFRGPLQEVFRLLETIRNHEDIETKGSLLQHCYQIEGIKRRESKASIERVMPEYSCLLLSPANLWQQNLQTFSLDANIINTIYNYQSLQKGKASIAEMAFGMHLRDTGIKRYPLRTRPRVLQYAITIFYQEANERFINSLTHKLKELYPLYQDSAAISGNEVTIIYYPGQFNYREPIPLLITFFGLFLYVYFSVRKIEFIRSKFGLAACAVVTVAGSLSMSIGICFYFGFSLSLQGKEIFPYLVIIVGLENILVLTKSVTSTDSRLDVKIRLAQGLSKEGWSITKNLLTEITILTVSFFTFVPFIQEFSIFMIVSLISDYFVQMVFFATILGIDVRRMECFPDRNNKLHLKEYFNTNNALNWRFNDSYKEENITPQKIRKSKSHPRLNGLAHNTPTDVVAKRNSNASIQDHRVPKRIRLVNMWARTRFFQRAFMVWMLVWISMIVYNSGIVDYFITTEKDNDSARHDYERNKTKQAVYMTYNDSDRHPLVFSTIIDTEEVGKTIDTNDTIFLKHSPHSRPWSRLSPSHWSAILSNYNETVTGRYAVILPPTLLSHRVSPELAAGLRHPDEREPPPLRWQALAAALDPIDILPDFELTETKSQAHQWGKATDLPIYPTTPMEILLLAILCTISVAVIAYMMVVLYRCVCSRHYAEWRASWNEDEEYRKIIAKQPAVQLVMEAVPLVVSGHSQEVECLVTDGDTIVSSCLQSNIKVWDSHNGEIITNIDRNAFFKLQKELHEKTNLKKIAANDASYDILKVFISVSSKPDDIAPKTIDNISRYKGGLSDHLSGLRFRATSGESPSYISPAETTKYNFAKSYKDLYYNRRREYCETKENVNTNNLSVNKSDMSVTDSEVNEKNNESIFVFNSSAESASILRNRHENKMNRRTSSDAGPVLEDNCRSKAFSESPVWCIDFCNDLIILGCADGRLEFWEASSGKLMCIWCGSESKSGWGGVTHVRALSGGRRVCAASLSGHLTLLRLDAYNATSGAHVDWRFSTAYRRTHKRTGSADSMRSTRGTDYDDGRPRMSFSYESDYSDGEEVVCIRIAHCRPHQQPVTEMHSEGGRILTGAQDHVVKVFSSSELSLLFTLHGHCGPITSCFIDHATPTIAGSGSQDGLLCVWDLHTGACLYSMQAHDGAVTSLAYTASYVVSAGADERLCIWDRFQGHMLNSIHIGLNYMSRMLPLTHTLLVMGDRSGLTVYDLSSGDVIRRVLLGQSDGCIFVRQILPLKDAIVCDYANQLRIVRFPLVSKLSNTKNE from the exons ATGGCAGGAGCAACCCTTCCCGAAAGAGTAgctcaaatatattatacttatgGTTTGTTTTGTTCATCTTATCCCGTTACTGCGATAACAATCGCCATCTCAGTTGTTTTATTGTGTTG CTATCCATTACTGAATGTGCCTTTACCGGGGAACATACCCACTGTGATCAATGTACCTCTACATGACAATACTGAAAACCCAACTAACTGCCACACTAAAAATTGTCACTATGCTG atattttgaaGATAGGCCATATTCATAATGAGACACAAAAGCTACCTTACATATGGGCCAAAGATAAACCATTATTCTATGtacaacaaattatattaaaaatag GTGTCTCACCTTGGAATAGTAATTTAAGAATGTGGGATGCATTTAGAGGTCCACTGCAAGAGGTATTTCGTTTATTAGAAACAATTCGAAATCATGAGGATATTGAAAC CAAAGGTTCTCTGCTACAACATTGCTATCAAATTGAAGGGATAAAACGACGTGAGAGCAAAGCGAGTATTGAAAGAGTAATGCCTGAGTACAGCTGTCTATTACTTTCACCTGCCAACTTGTGGCAACAAAATCTACAGACTTTTTCCCTTGATGCCAATATAATCAacaccatttataattatcag AGTCTCCAAAAAGGTAAAGCATCGATTGCGGAAATGGCTTTTGGCATGCACCTCCGTGATACCGGCATCAAGCGATATCCATTGAGAACGCGCCCACGTGTATTGCAGTACGCTATTACAATATTCTATCAAGAAGCTAATGAAAG ATTTATCAATTCGCTGACTCATAAACTTAAAGAATTATATCCGTTGTATCAAGATTCAGCGGCGATAAGTGGCAATGAAGTAACCATAATATACTACCCTGGACAATTCAATTACCGCGAGCCTATACCATTATTGATCACATTTTTTGGATTATTCCTTTATGTGTATTTCTCGGTGAGGAAAATAGAATTTATCCGATCAAAGTTTGGCTTGGCCGCTTGCGCTGTGGTCACTGTAGCTGGCAGTCTATCCATGTCTATAGGTATTTGCTTCTACTTTGGATTTTCATTGAGCCTACAAGGCAAAGAAATCTTTCCATACTTAGTGATTATCGTTGGCCTAGAAAACATTCTTGTTCTAACAAAAAGTGTGACGTCAACCGACTCACGGCTGGATGTTAAAATTCGACTCGCACAAGGTCTCAGTAAAGAAGGCTGGTCGATCACTAAAAATTTACtcacagaaataacaatactCACAGTCAGTTTCTTCACTTTCGTGCCATTTATACAGGAGTTCTCTATATTCATGATAGTTAGTCTCATATCTGATTATTTCGTACAAATGGTGTTCTTCGCGACGATACTCGGCATCGACGTACGACGAATGGAATGTTTCCCGGACAGAAATaataagttacatttaaagGAATATTTTAACACTAACAACGCACTGAATTGGCGATTTAATGATAGTTATAAAGAAGAGAACATTACGCCGCAGAAGATAAGAAAATCCAAATCTCATCCGAGGTTAAATGGATTAGCTCATAATACTCCGACCGATGTTGTTGCTAAACGTAATTCAAACGCGAGCATACAAGACCACAGAGTGCCGAAAAGAATACGTCTAGTGAACATGTGGGCTCGGACAAGATTCTTTCAGCGGGCTTTCATGGTCTGGATGTTAGTGTGGATATCGATGATTGTTTACAATTCGGGTATcgtagattattttataacgacAGAAAAAGACAATGATAGCGCAAGACATGattatgaaagaaataaaacgaaaCAGGCCGTTTATATGACATACAATGACAGTGATCGACATCCTTTGGTATTCTCTACTATAATAGATACAGAAGAAGTTGGTAAAACTATCGATACAAATGATACGATTTTTTTGAAACATTCACCACATTCTCGCCCCTGGTCAAG ACTATCTCCTTCGCATTGGTCGGCGATACTTTCGAATTACAATGAGACGGTGACGGGAAGGTACGCCGTCATCCTGCCTCCGACACTTCTGAGTCATCGGGTGAGCCCCGAACTGGCAGCGGGGCTTCGCCACCCGGATGAGAGGGAGCCCCCGCCGCTCCGCTGGCAAGCATTAGCCGCCGCGCTAGACCCCATTGATATATTACCTG atttcgaGCTAACAGAAACTAAAAGTCAGGCGCATCAATGGGGGAAGGCGACAGATTTGCCCATTTATCCTACAACGCCTATGGAAATTTTACTTCTAGCGATACTATGTACGATCAGCGTCGCTGTAATAGCTTACATGATGGTGGTATTATACag atgtgtATGCTCCCGACATTACGCTGAATGGAGAGCTTCTTGGAATGAAGATGAAGAGTACAGGAAGATTATTGCTAAACAACCAGCCGTTCag ttgGTAATGGAAGCGGTTCCTCTAGTGGTCTCTGGTCACAGTCAAGAGGTGGAATGTCTAGTTACGGATGGTGACACCATTGTCAGCTCGTGTCTGCAGAGCAACATCAAAGTATGGGACTCACACAATGGCGAGATCATAACTAACATCGACCGCAATGC gtttttcaaattacaaaaGGAGCTACATGAAAAgacaaatctaaaaaaaatcgcaGCGAATGATGCTTCTTATGATATCTTAAAAg tatttatttcagtgtCTTCAAAGCCTGATGACATAGCGCCGAAAACTATTGAC AATATTTCCCGCTACAAAGGGGGCTTAAGTGATCATCTGAGTGGGCTACGTTTTCGGGCTACGAGCGGAGAGTCACCATCGTACATTTCACCTGCCGAAACAACTAAATATAACTTCGCTAAAAGCTACAA agatCTTTACTACAATCGTCGAAGGGAATATTGCGAGACCAAAGAAAACGTCAATACGAACAATTTAAGTGTGAACAAAAGTGATATGAGTGTTACAGATAGTGAAGTGAATGAAAAGAACAACGaaagtatatttgttttcaattctAGTGCTGAAAGTGCAAGTATTTTAAGGAACAggcatgaaaataaaatgaacagaCGAACTAGTAGTGATGCGGGTCCAGTGCTTGAGGATAATTGTAGAAGCAAAGCATTCAGTGAATCTCCGGTGTGGTGCATTGACTTTTGTAATGACCTCATTATATTAGGTTGTGCTGATGGACGGCTCGAGTTCTGGGAAGCCAGTTCTGGAAAATTAATG TGTATATGGTGTGGGTCGGAGAGTAAGAGTGGATGGGGGGGCGTGACGCACGTGCGTGCATTGAGCGGTGGTCGGCGGGTGTGTGCTGCTTCCCTCAGCGGTCATCTTACACTACTGCGACTCGATGCTTACAATGCCACCTCTGGCGCACACGTTGATTGGAGATTCAGCACCGCTTATAGAAgaa CTCACAAACGCACCGGGTCGGCAGATTCTATGCGTAGCACCCGTGGTACTGACTATGACGACGGACGCCCACGCATGAGTTTCTCATACGAATCTGACTATAGCGATGGTGAAg AAGTGGTGTGTATACGTATTGCACACTGTAGACCGCACCAACAGCCTGTTACCGAGATGCATTCTGAAGGCGGTCGCATACTGACTGGCGCTCAAGACCATGTCGTAAAG GTGTTTTCTAGTTCTGAATTAAGTCTGTTGTTCACGTTGCACGGCCACTGCGGCCCTATAACAAGCTGTTTCATTGACCATGCAACGCCGACCATAGCCGGCAGCGGCTCGCAAGACGGACTACTGTGCGTATGGGATTTACATACGG GTGCGTGCTTGTACAGCATGCAGGCGCACGACGGCGCGGTGACGTCACTCGCGTACACCGCATCTTATGTGGTGTCAGCAGGAGCAGACGAACGCCTCTGTATATGGGATAGATTTCAAGGTCACATGCTCAACTCCATACATATT GGTCTGAACTATATGAGTCGCATGTTACCACTGACGCACACACTACTAGTGATGGGTGACCGCAGCGGCCTCACTGTCTACGACCTAAGCAGCGGAGATGTCATAAGAAGGGTATTATTag gacAAAGCGATGGCTGCATATTTGTACGACAAATATTGCCGCTTAAGGACGCCATAGTATGCGACTACGCGAACCAATTGCGAATAGTTCGCTTCCCTCTTGTCTCTAAGCTGTCTAACACGAAGAACGAATGA
- the LOC106717054 gene encoding 6-phosphogluconate dehydrogenase, decarboxylating, protein MAEPKADIALIGLAVMGQNLILNMDSKGFVVCAYNRTVEKVDHFLANEAKGTKIIGAKSLEDMVQKLKKPRKVMLLVKAGSAVDAFVKNLLPLLEKGDIIIDGGNSQYTDTQRWCKELAPTGILYIGMGVSGGEDGARYGPSLMPGGHPAAWPAVKPIFQAICAKVNNEPCCDWVGEDGAGHFVKMVHNGIEYGDMQLICEAYHLMKDVLNLEQGEIAKVFSDWGKGELDSFLIDITSDILKFKDSDGSYLLPKIRDAAGQKGTGKWTVISALEYGVPVTLIGEAVFARCLSALKDERIKSSKTLSKSVVKFDGNKAEFIENLRKALYASKVISYAQGFMLLREAAQVNKWHLNYGSIALMWRGGCIIRSAFLGNIKEAYTKNPALTNLLLDPYFSKQVSNSQMSLRRVVAQAALSGVPSPTFSAALAFYDGYSSDVLPANLLQAQRDYFGAHTYELLTKPGDFVHTNWTGHGGNVSASTYNN, encoded by the exons ATGGCTGA aCCCAAAGCTGATATTGCTCTCATCGGGCTGGCTGTTATGGGCCAAAATCTTATTCTCAACATGGATTCTAAAGGATTTGTTGTCTGTGCTTACAACAGGACTGTTGAAAAG GTCGACCATTTCCTTGCAAATGAGGCAAAAGGAACAAAAATCATTGGTGCCAAATCATTAGAAGATATGGTACAGAAGTTAAAGAAACCCAGGAAAGTTATGCTTTTAGTCAAAG CGGGCTCGGCTGTGGATGCATTTGTTAAGAATCTTTTACCGTTGTTAGAGAAAGGTGATATTATAATTGATGGTGGTAATTCTCAGTACACTGACACACAGAGATGGTGCAAGGAATTAGCACCAACTGGAATTCTTTATATTGGAATGGGG GTTAGTGGCGGAGAGGATGGTGCACGCTATGGGCCTTCTCTAATGCCTGGAGGTCACCCCGCTGCTTGGCCTGCAGTCAAACCTATATTCCAA gcaATTTGTGCTAAAGTGAACAATGAGCCGTGCTGCGATTGGGTTGGCGAGGATGGCGCCggtcattttgtaaaaatggtCCACAATGGTATCGAGTATGGTGATATGCAACTTATTTGCGAAGCTTATCATCTAATGAAAGATGTTCTTA ATTTAGAACAGGGTGAGATAGCAAAAGTTTTCTCTGATTGGGGCAAAGGAGAATTGGATTCATTCTTGATTGATATCACATCGGATATATTGAAATTCAAGGATTCTGAcg GTTCGTATTTGCTGCCTAAGATCCGTGATGCAGCCGGCCAGAAAGGTACTGGCAAATGGACCGTGATCAGTGCTCTGGAGTATGGTGTGCCTGTTACTCTAATTGGGGAAGCTGTATTCGCTAGATGTCTTTCCGCACTTAAAG ATGAACGTATTAAGTCAAGCAAAACTCTTTCGAAGTCTGTTGTGAAATTCGATGGTAACAAGGCGGAGTTCATCGAAAATCTCCGCAAAGCGCTTTACGCCAGTAAGGTGATTTCTTACGCGCAAGGATTCATGCTACTGAGAGAAGCAGCTCAG GTAAACAAGTGGCATTTGAACTATGGCAGCATTGCTCTGATGTGGCGTGGAGGTTGCATCATTAGGAGTGCTTTCTTAGGCAACATTAAG gAAGCATACACCAAGAATCCAGCGCTTACCAACTTATTACTGGATCCATATTTCTCTAAGCAAGTGTCCAATTCTCAAATGTCTTTGCGCCGTGTGGTTGCACAAGCTGCGTTATCAGGTGTACCATCGCCGACATTCTCAGCGGCATTGGCATTCTACGACGGATACAGCTCTGATGTATTACCCGCTAATCTATTACAG GCACAACGTGATTATTTCGGAGCCCATACATACGAATTGCTCACCAAACCAGGTGACTTCGTACATACAAATTGGACCGGTCATGGAGGAAATGTATCCGCTTCCACATATAATAACTAA